In Bacteroidota bacterium, a single genomic region encodes these proteins:
- a CDS encoding AAA family ATPase, which produces MAKEKPVHYKFRDLKIFGSTEWLANNEKKYRQVYDVSECTFIYCELSFFNKLFDEHDWDVKVSLKCVNQDDGSEVCTLSAERQIKKDENIVFVREGWGVKTPGTYWKKGNYRWEAWIDGMFIGERMFYIVDVGIVSEVVNPYFTIKTNRLYEASDANIARSERKYLSAFDTKETRYVWLEIVADNLVVSEQPWPCEMKFNFKTHSGQLKGSIEKLFFISGSDSEFECSIGWGSELKGTWGFDNYSIEIIFMDQLIATIQFDVGNEFVIEQKPKEVKAKSKSVEKAKPVEPSNENIENIMVELDNLIGLDSIKRKVKEYTTYLNFLKIRKEKGFEDSERINLHAVFTGNPGTGKTTVAKMLGKIYNQLGLLSKGHVVEADRSDLVAEYIGQTAPKTKEIIKKAKGGILFIDEAYALARKNDDSKDFGKEAIEILLKEMSDGDGDISIIAAGYPEEMNNFLESNPGMRSRFQMFYDFPDYAPKELLSIAEYSSQKRGIRFNEASRELIYKKLVDAYRDRDRMFGNARYVNSLIDESKMNMGLRLMQLPNPQDLSNEVLSTIETVDIDKVFGIQQKLLTDIPVDEELLVSSLGALHSLIGLESVKNEIDELVKLVRFYREIGKDVRQSFSLHTVFTGNPGTGKTTVARILAQIYKALGILERGNLVECDRQDLVGGFVGQTAIKTNDVLTRAKGGVLFIDEAYALSEGGENDFGKEAVETILKRMEDNRGDFIVIVAGYTDNMKHFLESNPGLSSRFDREMQFEDYDASQLHDIALKMLANNGIKPDEKASLHIKAYAEFLYKTRNKFFGNARSMRKVVEEAIKNQHLRLAKIEMSARTKEMIYELVFEDVEEFVIDVNAVANKRTIGFK; this is translated from the coding sequence ATGGCAAAGGAAAAACCAGTGCATTATAAGTTTCGCGATTTGAAAATTTTTGGTAGTACCGAATGGTTAGCCAATAACGAAAAAAAATACCGTCAGGTTTACGATGTTTCCGAGTGCACCTTCATTTATTGCGAGCTTTCTTTTTTTAATAAATTATTTGATGAACACGATTGGGATGTAAAAGTAAGTTTGAAATGTGTAAATCAGGACGATGGTTCTGAAGTTTGCACCCTATCTGCCGAAAGACAAATAAAGAAAGATGAGAATATAGTATTTGTAAGAGAAGGTTGGGGCGTAAAAACACCGGGCACTTATTGGAAAAAAGGTAATTACCGTTGGGAAGCGTGGATAGATGGCATGTTTATAGGCGAAAGAATGTTTTACATTGTGGATGTAGGAATAGTAAGCGAAGTAGTAAACCCTTATTTTACCATAAAAACCAATAGACTTTACGAAGCCAGCGATGCCAATATAGCACGCAGCGAAAGAAAATACTTAAGTGCTTTTGATACCAAAGAAACACGCTATGTTTGGCTGGAGATAGTTGCCGATAACCTTGTGGTAAGTGAGCAGCCTTGGCCATGCGAAATGAAGTTTAATTTTAAAACACATTCTGGCCAGCTGAAAGGGAGTATTGAAAAATTGTTTTTTATTAGTGGCAGCGATTCAGAATTTGAATGCAGTATTGGTTGGGGAAGCGAGCTAAAAGGCACTTGGGGTTTTGATAATTATAGCATTGAAATTATTTTCATGGATCAGTTAATTGCCACCATTCAATTTGATGTAGGCAATGAATTTGTTATTGAACAAAAACCCAAAGAAGTAAAAGCAAAAAGCAAAAGCGTTGAAAAAGCAAAACCGGTAGAACCTAGTAATGAAAACATAGAAAATATAATGGTAGAGCTCGATAATTTGATTGGGCTTGATTCGATAAAACGTAAGGTTAAAGAATACACTACGTATTTAAATTTTTTAAAAATAAGAAAAGAAAAAGGGTTTGAAGATTCAGAGAGAATAAATCTACATGCCGTATTTACCGGTAACCCCGGAACAGGTAAAACTACTGTAGCCAAAATGCTGGGTAAAATTTATAACCAGTTAGGCTTACTAAGCAAAGGCCACGTAGTAGAAGCAGACAGGAGCGATTTAGTAGCAGAATATATTGGGCAAACAGCGCCCAAAACCAAAGAAATAATTAAGAAAGCCAAAGGAGGCATTTTATTTATTGACGAGGCTTATGCTTTAGCACGTAAAAATGACGATAGCAAAGACTTTGGTAAAGAAGCCATTGAAATTTTACTGAAAGAAATGAGTGATGGTGATGGCGATATTTCGATTATTGCTGCCGGGTATCCTGAAGAAATGAATAATTTTTTAGAGAGCAATCCTGGTATGCGCAGTCGTTTTCAAATGTTTTACGACTTTCCTGATTATGCACCAAAAGAATTGTTAAGTATTGCAGAATATTCATCGCAAAAAAGAGGTATTAGGTTTAATGAAGCATCAAGAGAATTAATATATAAAAAGTTAGTGGATGCATACCGCGATAGAGATAGAATGTTTGGCAATGCCCGTTACGTAAATAGCCTGATTGACGAATCTAAAATGAATATGGGATTGCGCTTGATGCAATTACCCAATCCGCAGGATTTAAGCAATGAAGTATTAAGTACCATTGAAACCGTTGATATAGATAAAGTATTTGGCATACAACAAAAACTATTGACCGATATTCCGGTAGACGAAGAATTGCTGGTTAGTTCACTCGGTGCATTGCACAGTTTAATTGGATTAGAATCTGTAAAAAATGAGATAGATGAATTAGTGAAATTGGTGCGTTTTTACCGCGAAATAGGAAAAGATGTGCGCCAGTCATTTTCATTGCATACCGTTTTTACTGGTAATCCAGGAACAGGTAAAACAACAGTAGCCCGTATTTTAGCCCAAATTTATAAAGCTTTAGGTATACTGGAAAGAGGTAATCTGGTAGAGTGCGATAGACAGGATTTGGTAGGAGGATTTGTGGGGCAAACAGCTATTAAAACCAACGATGTTTTAACCAGAGCCAAAGGAGGTGTTTTGTTTATTGACGAAGCCTATGCCTTGAGCGAAGGAGGAGAAAATGATTTTGGTAAAGAAGCCGTTGAAACCATACTAAAACGCATGGAAGATAACCGTGGTGATTTTATAGTAATAGTGGCTGGTTATACTGATAATATGAAACACTTTTTAGAAAGTAATCCGGGTTTAAGCAGTCGTTTTGATAGAGAAATGCAGTTTGAAGATTATGATGCTTCACAACTACACGATATAGCCTTGAAAATGTTGGCCAATAATGGTATTAAACCAGATGAGAAAGCATCCTTACATATTAAAGCCTATGCTGAGTTTTTATATAAAACACGCAATAAGTTTTTTGGCAATGCCCGTAGTATGCGAAAAGTGGTAGAAGAAGCCATTAAAAACCAACATTTGCGTTTAGCAAAAATTGAAATGAGTGCGCGTACCAAAGAAATGATTTACGAATTGGTTTTTGAAGACGTTGAAGAATTTGTGATTGATGTAAATGCCGTAGCTAATAAACGGACAATTGGATTTAAATAA
- a CDS encoding DUF2911 domain-containing protein: MKNKVLLIAVILIVVVIALFVILKNNTKSHSPEAKASFAQGDLKIEITYCQPYKKGRVIFSEPAEKVLQPYGSYWRLGANEATIFDVNKNIMVNNQELKAGKYQIYAVPGKDVWKIYFNTDWDRWGATEADHKTDVLQTEVPANNDASFEEQLKLTFENADSTGNANLVIHWDKTLVKVPFK, from the coding sequence ATGAAAAATAAAGTATTATTAATTGCTGTTATACTCATTGTTGTAGTAATAGCTTTGTTTGTTATTTTAAAGAATAACACCAAATCACATAGTCCTGAGGCAAAAGCTTCTTTTGCTCAAGGCGATTTAAAAATAGAAATTACTTACTGCCAACCTTACAAAAAAGGCAGGGTTATTTTTAGCGAACCTGCTGAAAAAGTACTTCAACCTTACGGTAGTTACTGGCGTTTAGGTGCTAATGAAGCTACTATATTTGATGTAAACAAAAACATTATGGTAAATAACCAGGAACTAAAAGCCGGTAAATACCAAATTTATGCTGTACCCGGAAAAGATGTTTGGAAAATTTATTTCAATACGGACTGGGATAGATGGGGTGCTACGGAAGCTGACCATAAAACGGATGTGCTACAAACAGAAGTTCCTGCTAATAATGATGCTTCGTTTGAAGAACAGTTAAAATTAACCTTTGAAAATGCGGACAGCACGGGCAATGCCAACTTAGTTATTCATTGGGATAAAACCTTGGTTAAGGTCCCTTTTAAATAG
- the purD gene encoding phosphoribosylamine--glycine ligase yields MNILLIGSGGREHAFAYKLKQSKECKQLYIMPGNAGTTAFGQNVKINPNDFPAVLDFSLQNQIDMVVVGPEEPLVLGLRDYFEANEQAKNILFVGPDKMGATMEGSKDWSKAFMYKNNIPTAAYQTFTSQNLNEGIAYLKTQKMPIVLKADGLAAGKGVLICETLEEAIHELQQMISDEKFGAASSKVVIEEFLSGIELSVFVLSDGNTYKILPTAKDYKRIGEGDTGLNTGGMGAISPVPFADDVFMQKVIDRIIEPTVKGLKAENIKYIGFIFIGLIKVGEEPFVIEYNCRMGDPETETVLPLIESDFTALMVATAKGDLHNIDMKISSKHAATVMMVSKGYPNEYEKGKVMSGFNQAADSMLFHAGTALNNEEEVVTNGGRVLAITSFGNSLSEAVQQSLTNAEKIQYEGKYFRKDIGYEFK; encoded by the coding sequence ATGAATATTTTATTGATTGGTTCAGGTGGTCGTGAGCATGCATTTGCTTATAAACTAAAGCAAAGTAAAGAGTGTAAACAACTGTATATTATGCCGGGAAATGCAGGAACTACAGCCTTTGGCCAAAATGTAAAAATTAATCCTAACGATTTTCCTGCCGTGCTTGATTTTAGTTTACAAAACCAAATTGATATGGTAGTAGTAGGCCCGGAAGAGCCATTGGTATTAGGGTTGCGTGATTATTTTGAAGCCAACGAACAAGCAAAAAATATACTATTTGTGGGCCCCGATAAAATGGGTGCCACTATGGAAGGAAGTAAAGACTGGAGCAAAGCCTTTATGTATAAAAATAATATTCCTACAGCAGCTTATCAAACATTTACCAGTCAGAATTTAAACGAAGGTATAGCGTATTTAAAAACGCAAAAAATGCCAATAGTATTAAAAGCCGATGGTTTAGCAGCCGGAAAAGGCGTATTGATTTGTGAAACACTGGAAGAAGCCATCCATGAATTGCAACAAATGATAAGCGATGAAAAGTTTGGGGCAGCCAGTAGTAAAGTAGTTATTGAAGAGTTTCTGAGCGGCATTGAACTATCAGTATTTGTATTAAGTGATGGAAACACTTATAAAATATTGCCAACAGCCAAAGATTATAAGCGCATTGGCGAAGGCGATACCGGTTTAAATACAGGAGGAATGGGTGCTATTTCACCAGTTCCCTTCGCTGATGATGTGTTCATGCAGAAAGTAATTGACAGGATTATTGAACCTACCGTAAAAGGACTTAAAGCCGAAAACATAAAGTATATTGGTTTTATTTTTATTGGATTAATAAAAGTAGGAGAAGAGCCTTTTGTAATAGAATACAATTGCAGAATGGGCGACCCGGAAACAGAAACCGTTTTACCACTTATTGAATCAGATTTTACAGCGCTAATGGTAGCTACTGCAAAAGGCGACTTACATAATATAGATATGAAAATTAGTAGCAAACATGCTGCAACTGTTATGATGGTTTCCAAAGGTTATCCAAACGAATACGAAAAAGGAAAAGTAATGAGCGGTTTTAATCAAGCAGCAGACTCTATGTTATTTCATGCAGGAACAGCACTTAATAATGAAGAAGAGGTTGTAACAAACGGAGGGCGTGTATTAGCCATTACGTCATTTGGTAATTCTTTAAGCGAAGCAGTTCAACAGTCGTTAACCAATGCAGAGAAAATTCAGTACGAAGGAAAGTACTTTAGGAAAGACATTGGCTATGAGTTTAAATAA
- a CDS encoding Mrp/NBP35 family ATP-binding protein — protein sequence MTKEDIIKALSTVQEPDLRKDLVSLNMIKDVVVDGLKVNFTIVLTTPACPLKEKIESDCKEAIHKLVNDKAEITIRMTANVSTNRADKLTLPGVKNIIAVASGKGGVGKSTVSSNLAIALAASGAKVGLLDADIYGPSVPMMFGEMDSQPEMRDINGKQFMIPIEKYGIKLLSIGFLIKPEQAVVWRGPMVSSALRQFINDCDWGELDYLIIDLPPGTGDIHLTMLQVVPLTGIVMVTTPQAIALADAYKAATMFSMTPVKVPILGIVENMAYFTPEELPDNKYYIFGKDGGSNMAHELNVSLLGQIPIYMSLREGGDSGKPASLDKTTPVFKAFEKVAQNVAQLVSIINSAENKTVSAE from the coding sequence ATGACAAAAGAAGATATTATAAAAGCATTATCAACCGTTCAGGAGCCTGATTTGCGTAAGGATTTGGTAAGCTTAAATATGATTAAAGACGTAGTGGTTGATGGTTTAAAAGTAAATTTTACCATTGTATTAACGACTCCCGCTTGCCCTTTAAAAGAAAAGATAGAATCAGATTGTAAAGAGGCTATACACAAGTTAGTGAACGATAAAGCTGAAATTACCATACGCATGACAGCCAATGTAAGCACCAACCGTGCTGATAAATTAACCTTACCCGGAGTAAAAAATATTATTGCGGTAGCAAGTGGTAAAGGAGGAGTTGGTAAAAGTACGGTATCAAGTAATTTAGCCATAGCTTTAGCAGCAAGCGGAGCCAAAGTAGGTTTGTTAGATGCTGATATATATGGGCCTAGTGTACCGATGATGTTTGGCGAAATGGATAGCCAGCCCGAAATGCGCGATATAAATGGTAAGCAGTTTATGATTCCAATTGAAAAGTATGGAATAAAACTATTATCGATTGGTTTTTTAATTAAACCAGAACAGGCCGTAGTTTGGCGAGGGCCAATGGTTTCGTCCGCATTACGCCAGTTTATAAACGATTGTGATTGGGGCGAATTAGATTATTTAATTATAGATTTACCTCCCGGCACAGGCGATATACATTTAACCATGCTGCAGGTAGTACCATTAACAGGTATAGTAATGGTAACAACACCACAAGCCATAGCTTTGGCAGATGCTTATAAAGCAGCTACCATGTTTAGTATGACGCCTGTTAAGGTGCCTATTTTAGGCATAGTAGAAAACATGGCCTATTTTACTCCCGAAGAATTGCCCGACAATAAATATTATATTTTTGGTAAAGACGGAGGTTCCAATATGGCACATGAATTAAACGTAAGCCTCTTAGGACAGATTCCGATATATATGAGCTTACGCGAAGGTGGCGATAGCGGAAAACCTGCTTCGTTAGATAAAACTACCCCAGTATTTAAAGCGTTTGAAAAAGTGGCCCAAAATGTAGCCCAGTTGGTTTCCATTATTAATTCGGCCGAAAATAAAACAGTTAGTGCCGAATAG
- a CDS encoding NifU family protein produces the protein MNELMRDKIEIALNSMRPFLQADGGDVELVDITENMEVHLRLKGNCSSCDISHITMKAGIENGIRNALPEVTKVIAVN, from the coding sequence ATGAACGAATTGATGCGAGATAAAATTGAAATTGCTTTAAATAGCATGCGACCATTTTTACAAGCCGATGGTGGCGATGTAGAGTTGGTTGATATAACAGAAAACATGGAAGTACATTTACGCTTAAAAGGCAATTGCAGTAGTTGCGATATCAGTCATATTACCATGAAAGCGGGTATAGAAAACGGAATCAGAAACGCTTTACCCGAAGTAACCAAGGTAATAGCCGTAAATTAG
- a CDS encoding PorV/PorQ family protein encodes MKNRVVLTIAIVFCISAVKAQILPTFGNSRTGGSGMQFLKITPDARSAAMGGAVVGLTNDASAMYWNPAGITAIDTGKFTAQLGHTIYIASSRVNYGAVVMKVGKLSFVGINVISLDYGNNKETTVLQPTGTGRNVILGSTSIGVSFAKILTNNFSFGLQAKFAQELIANVAVNNVLFDLGLTYNIGIKNARFGVSFSNFGVNVAPTGSVTILKLDGETQKNDFADVSAPAIFRLGFAIDPIKQGPHLLTAAMQLNHPTDNNETLALGAEYSWKKVLVGRSGWEFGLDESNNFPSLGFGIRLPRSFGSFGIDYGLVSKSRSGNIHRLGLLFTIK; translated from the coding sequence ATGAAAAATAGAGTAGTATTAACCATAGCTATAGTTTTTTGTATAAGTGCTGTAAAAGCCCAAATACTGCCAACGTTTGGAAATAGCCGGACGGGAGGCAGTGGTATGCAGTTCTTAAAAATTACCCCTGATGCACGTTCAGCAGCCATGGGTGGTGCCGTAGTGGGTTTAACCAACGATGCTTCCGCTATGTATTGGAATCCAGCAGGCATTACAGCTATTGACACCGGTAAGTTTACAGCCCAGTTAGGCCATACCATTTATATTGCTTCAAGTAGGGTAAATTATGGTGCGGTGGTAATGAAAGTAGGTAAGCTTAGTTTTGTAGGTATCAATGTAATCAGTCTTGATTATGGCAATAACAAAGAAACAACCGTATTACAACCTACCGGAACAGGCAGAAATGTAATTTTAGGCAGTACATCCATAGGCGTAAGTTTTGCCAAAATATTAACTAATAATTTTAGTTTTGGCTTGCAGGCAAAATTTGCTCAGGAGCTAATAGCCAATGTAGCTGTTAATAATGTTTTATTCGATTTAGGATTAACCTACAATATAGGTATTAAAAATGCCCGCTTTGGTGTGTCGTTTTCAAATTTTGGTGTAAACGTAGCACCCACAGGCAGTGTAACCATTTTAAAATTAGATGGCGAAACGCAAAAGAATGATTTTGCCGATGTATCAGCACCCGCTATTTTTCGTTTAGGTTTTGCCATTGACCCAATTAAACAAGGCCCTCATTTATTAACAGCAGCCATGCAGTTAAACCACCCAACAGATAACAATGAAACATTGGCTCTTGGCGCAGAGTATTCTTGGAAAAAAGTATTGGTAGGACGTAGCGGCTGGGAGTTTGGTTTAGACGAAAGCAATAATTTCCCGTCACTGGGTTTTGGCATTCGTTTACCACGCAGCTTTGGTAGTTTTGGAATTGATTATGGTTTGGTAAGCAAATCACGCAGTGGCAATATCCATCGTTTAGGTTTATTGTTTACCATTAAATAG
- a CDS encoding acyl-CoA dehydrogenase family protein, translating into MNFQFTEEHLNVQQAARDFAQTELLPGVIERDEHQKFPMEQVKKLGELGFLGMMVDPKYGGSGMDTVSYVLAMEEFSKVDASASVVVSVNNSLVCWGLENFANEEQKQKYLVPMASGKCWGAFLLSEPEAGSDATSQQTTAEDKGDYYLLNGTKNWITNGNTAEYYLVIAQTDVEKKHKGINAFIVEKNWPGVTVGKKEDKLGIRGSDTHSIMFSDVKVPKENRIGEDGFGFKFAMKTLAGGRIGIASQALGIASGAYELALAYSKQRKAFGTEIMNHQAIQFKLADMATNIEAARLLCLKAAYLKDTHGDYALASSMAKLFSSQVAMDTTIEAVQIHGGYGFVKEYHVERLMRDAKITQIYEGTSEVQKIVISREILK; encoded by the coding sequence ATGAATTTTCAATTTACCGAAGAACATTTAAACGTACAGCAAGCTGCCCGCGATTTTGCGCAAACCGAATTATTACCAGGCGTAATTGAACGCGATGAACACCAAAAATTCCCTATGGAACAAGTTAAAAAACTAGGCGAACTTGGTTTTTTAGGTATGATGGTAGATCCAAAATACGGTGGAAGTGGTATGGATACGGTAAGTTATGTATTAGCTATGGAAGAGTTCTCAAAAGTTGATGCATCAGCTTCAGTTGTTGTTTCAGTAAATAACTCATTGGTATGCTGGGGACTTGAAAATTTTGCAAACGAAGAACAAAAACAAAAGTACTTAGTGCCAATGGCAAGTGGTAAATGCTGGGGTGCTTTTTTGCTTTCAGAGCCTGAAGCAGGTAGCGATGCTACCAGCCAGCAAACAACTGCCGAAGATAAAGGAGACTATTACTTATTAAACGGTACCAAAAACTGGATTACCAATGGTAATACAGCCGAATATTACTTGGTAATAGCACAAACCGATGTAGAGAAAAAACACAAAGGTATTAATGCGTTTATAGTTGAAAAAAACTGGCCGGGCGTTACAGTTGGTAAAAAAGAAGACAAATTAGGTATCAGAGGTAGCGATACCCATTCTATTATGTTTAGCGATGTAAAGGTGCCAAAAGAAAACCGCATAGGTGAAGATGGCTTCGGGTTTAAATTTGCCATGAAAACCTTAGCAGGTGGCCGTATAGGTATTGCTTCGCAAGCATTGGGAATAGCAAGCGGTGCTTACGAGTTAGCTTTGGCTTATTCAAAACAACGCAAAGCATTTGGTACTGAAATTATGAACCACCAAGCCATCCAGTTTAAGTTAGCTGATATGGCAACCAATATAGAAGCAGCACGTTTGCTTTGTTTAAAAGCAGCTTATTTAAAAGATACCCATGGCGATTATGCTTTGGCCAGTTCAATGGCTAAATTGTTCTCTTCACAAGTAGCTATGGATACTACCATTGAAGCCGTTCAAATACATGGTGGTTACGGTTTTGTAAAAGAATACCACGTTGAACGTTTAATGCGCGATGCTAAAATTACCCAAATTTATGAGGGTACCAGCGAAGTACAAAAAATTGTTATCTCAAGAGAAATCTTAAAATAG